One window from the genome of Salvia miltiorrhiza cultivar Shanhuang (shh) chromosome 7, IMPLAD_Smil_shh, whole genome shotgun sequence encodes:
- the LOC130994021 gene encoding uncharacterized protein LOC130994021: protein MHGQSLETGLSPAAQNYSTFLRLHMREDETFLSPRDERLDAEIRRIAVETGREDRLPEIYLEVVRPDRSRLYGTGSAGRNQVSRGSTQSTDTSMMSQKLYETRISTLEERLQAEQAAREAEQEASRAACEALEQRMAQFEEFLRRSGQLP from the exons aTGCATGGACAGAGCTTGGAGACTGGACTCTCCCCGGCTGCACAGAACTAtagcaccttcctccgcctccacatgcgCGAGGATGAAACTTTTCTGTCACCGAGGGATGAGAGACTAGAT GCGGAGATTCGTCGCATTGCTGTTGAGACTGGGCGAGAGGACCGGCTGCCTGAGATCTACTTGGAGGTCGTACGGCCCGACAGGTCCCGGCTCtacggcactggaagtgccgGTAGGAACCaggttagtagggggtctactcAAAGCACAGACACTTCCATGATGTCTCAGAAGCTGTATGAGACACGAATCTCCACGCTGGAAGAGCGCCTTCAGGCCGAAcaagcagcacgtgaggccgaACAAGAGGCTTCTCGAGCAGCATGTGAGGCCCTCGAGCAGCGTATGGCTCAATTTGAGGAGTTCCTGAGgcggtcgggtcagctaccttga